TTTGCCACGCACCGGTGGCTCAGTCACTGATAATACAGACTGTTAACCACCGTACCCGTAACCCAAAGGTAAAGCGTTTTAACTTCTCTGACACCACAGACGGGATGGATGTTGGGTGATGGTGCTGTGCATTTTTTTGCTAAATATGTATAAGGAAAGATGACGAGGTCTGCTTAGTACAAACCTAAATTACGAGAAACAACTACATTGCAGAATGAAGATGTCAAGATTTCTGCAGTTACGTTCTGGTACATTGCCATTAGCTATGGAGGCATGTAGGTTCCCTGAAGAGACTTTCTTTTAATgagattaattgatttattactCATTATATGATGATTTTACAggctacactttttttttagtaaaattgCCCGGTGgtaccatttttttaaaaatagtttttaggAAGGgaactttttttgtgttatattttatttgtagacAGGCACATGACACagagttttttgtttgcattgttcttttatatgtaaaaagttatgatcttttttctgtttcaccacTGCccaaatgttgttgttttttcctttctttttcttataaGTCCATGTGGGCTGGGAACttgaatgtgaatgaaaaaataaataacataaataactTACTAACTGCACTTGAGTGGGcatgaaagaataaataattgaTAATCCACAAACTTATGGACTattaaaagacagagaaaggtaGAAACAGACTAGTTGAAGTGAATCTTGCACCTCTGCATCCAGCCTGGTGGCAGAGAGCCCACAACGGCTTCTgaggtgtccttgagcaagacatcAACTCCCTCTGAGCACCAGCAAGTCAGTTTTACAACACGATTTCCTAAAAGTCAAAACATAATCACATCATCATTACAATAGCTGTACTCATCcatacagaaatacacagataAATACATACATGCCTACTTCAGCAGGTCACAGTCAACTTATGATCAAGTGATGAGGTTTTTCTTTCGTTCTCCTGACTCATTTGCCGAGGCTGGGTTCATTGCGACCCAATGACTTATTTCTGAGGCTGTTACATGAAATAGAATATGATGCGACCCGTCTCGCTCCCCCGGTGAAGCTTCTCTGTGCACCGTAGGTGGGAAACGCTTTTCAGCGCCGAGACCGACGGATAGAGACCCCCCCTGGCGGCGGTGAGCTGTAACTCCAGgttgtgacagagagagagagagagagagagagagagagagagaaaggaaaatgggTAAACGGAAAGTCCCCGTGTGGAAATCCCCTTGACTTGGGCTGTTTcctccctttaaaaaaaaaaaaaaaaccacaaaaaaaaaaaccaaaaaaaaaaaaaacaactagcGTTCGCGGACGTGTGTACTCTTTTGAAAGGCTTCGTAAGCTGCAAGAGCTCCAAGATAGATCTGGTACTGACGGAAAGAGGAGGTTGAATGGCGCCGAGCACCGCTGCAGTGAGGCTGAGTTTAGTGGCTGAGAGAGGACTAGCCTGAGCATCCAGGAGGGCTTTGTTATTACCCCGACATTTTACACAGGTAAGACGCCAGTCCTCCCTCCCCACGCGGACAGCATTTTCTAGCCAAGGGGGTGAGACCCGGTGGGTACAACACGTCTGGGCCTCGAGTAACGTATGGTCGTGTTTCTGGGGACACGGAGGGAGCCCGGAGCCTGCTCACGACAGTGGCTTTTGACAGCCATTGTTTACAAAGACGTCACCCCCCGCGAGCGGATCACAGGGCATTTAAACAGGCAAATGTGGCGTCGGCGCCGCTGCACCGTGTCAAAACCCGCGGCGCGAGACGCGATTCAGCGCTACATTGTTTCAGGGGCAGTTGTCATTGGAATTACGTAAGCCTCGAACGTCAGCAAAGTCTCCCGTTATtgtgctttttctctgtgtgtgtgtgtgtgcgcgtgtgtgcgcgcgtgtgtgtggggggcCAGAGAGAAAACCTAAACCGTAGCGTCCGCCGCCGtgccactgtctgtctgcccagAAGTCCTGCAGCGGCGCCAGCACACCAAACGGCGATTAATGAGTCAACGCGTGTCAACGCGCTCGCTGACATCGATGTGTCTGTTGTCTGGTCCCTCATGTGACTGAGTAGCCCTTTAGCATGGCCTGGCCTGTTGTTGCACCTGCTGCTGTTCGGGTAGTGGGGGCACAGGGGCCACTACGAGCGAGATATTCAGGTGTTGCAGTTGGGAACTTAGGCAGCGTCCACCGACTGGCAGCTTCTAAACGGTTGACTCGTGGATCTTGGTGCAAGTTAAAAAGTCAGCAGAACTCCAGGCCTTGCTGACCATCACTTTATACTTCCTGTGAGCTGAGAATGTATGACTCCCTTTtcattttggggaaaatattCCTCTAAAACAGTCACGCTACTCGTTTACCATACTTCCAATGTCAGGCTGGGCATTGAATCTTAATACTTTTTAAGTAGCCACCAAAATATACTATAGCATTGAGTATTAAAACGGTCAAGTAATGCATGTTGGCACCAACTAATTATTCAGATTCTTAGTCTCGTTTGTTTATCCTTCAAACTGAAATTTCCTGACTTAAATCGGGAAACGTTGCAAACTCTAGGTTGtattttattcatgaaaaattatttcataGCTGCTTGTGTTAAGACAACATTAAACAGTGATTTATTGGGAGGTTTAACTATTTTGTTAGATGGGATTAGGAAATGTTAATCTTCCTCAAACTATGGTATTGAGAACAGTATCATTTTTGGTACTGGCACTGGTATCAAAAATTTTCTGACGATTCCTAGCCTTACCCCATGTTTTAAACAAAGACTTAATGCAGGCAGACAGTTTTGCCCTCTAGAGAAAAGTGGGGGCGAGTGGCGAGACCTTGGGCCAGTCAGTGTGACCTTCCCAGCAGCCTGGGAAGCCCTGGGTGGCCTTTAGTTGAAGTCTGGAAAACACCAGTTTATTGTTGGAAGGCTTTGAGCTCAGTGGGACACTGGGACGCCCTGTTGGCGGAAACTCTTAAAAACCATCGAGACGAAAAGGAGAATTACAAGAACAAACAAGGATACAAAGGGTTCTTTGTGTACTTTATTCTGTTAGGCCCACCAGAATCTCTAGTCAAAAAGCACCAACCTCCGCAGTGGGATGATCCTGTGTGTTGGGTGATTTCCCgaacaaactgtaaattaagTTATGTCTTGAGTCTCAATTAATAAGGAAGGGGAATCTCCACTGAAAATTTCCCACCGGTCTGTTCTATTCTTTTCTACTGTACTCTACTGTGAAATAACATATCCCCTCCACCGCTCCCCTTCTCTCCATCCAGTTTCCGCATTGTTCGGTCGTCGGCGGTTGgtgccgcctcctcctcctcgttcctcttcctcccctccttccatcCACCTGGCCACCCATCCGCCATGTCGCAGGGTCAGAACTTCCTCCCCAAATTCCTGTTTGTCTCCAACCTGCTGAAGGCGGTGAAGATCCGTCAGCGAGTGCCCAACGACGTGGTTAAGCCCGCGGCCAGCGGAGGCCTGATGCACCACCTGCGGGGTATGCACAGGTACACTCTGGAGATGATCGCCATGAACCACTTCCCACAGGCCTTCAGGGAGGTGGTGCAGGCCGCTATCCTGGACCGAGCCATGCAGGCCTCATTAGAACAGGAGAAGAAGCTCAACTGGTGTCGGGAGGTGAAAAAGATGGTGCCCCTACGTACCAATGGTAAGAGAGATTTAACTGATGTTCAGGAATTGTACTGGAATCTGGAGTCTCCAGAAAACCAGGTTTCTATGATTTTCTTACTTGTGGGTGACGCTCAGTGAGGTTTTGAGCATTTTAGTGAGGTTTTGGGATGTTTTATCACAGATTTAAATTTCTGGTTTGTGGAGCAGGAGTTTGTGGTGCCATTTAATACAAAGCTCAACAGATTCAACAGTTGGTCACAGAGCTGATTTCAAACTTTTGTTCCTTGATTTCGGGAACCGTAGCGATCTTCATTGCTAAGGGCAGAGgatgtgttttgcttttgtttcattttctgtgataGAGGAGGTGCGTATTTATGAGCCAGGGCTATTTCATTATGTAAATTCTGAGATGTCATTACCCACAAGCAGGGTTACTGTAAATGACAACAATCCGGGGACGCAGGTTCCACTTTCGCATACATTTAGCAGCCCCCTTGGTTTTACTGTGCCGAGCTGAGTGTTTTGAATTCAGTCAGCCCGTTGCTAAGTCATGTTTTCTGTTACGTGGATGTTGTAACACAGGAACATCCCGGGGTAGGCAAACATTCAGACATGGGCCTGATTGCTTCTGATCATAGCTGTGCTGGGAAATTCTCTGGCGTCACATGCACGACTGTTATTTACTGTCGATGATGTTTCAGACTCAACTATTTCcacagtttttcatttacaaCCTTAGGGGTACGtcccctctttttctgtgtagGTGTGTAAGGAGTGTGAATGTCAGTGGATCTCAAAACATCTAAAATAATTTTACCTTAAATTCCCCACCTTCCTGACTGATGTAGGTTTAGGTTGCTGTCTTTGTGACTGTCAGATGTGTCACAGCTCAACAGGCTTTGTTAAATCAAATGTGACTAAATCCAGCTGTGTGTCATTATCTCTCCTGGCCTTTTTATCTATATTGCAAGAACTTAAATAAATGTGGTGTGTACAACAGTCTCAGGTCTATTTTtagatgaggggaaaaaacaattttgaagGGAAACAGCCATAGCATTCAAAACAGAAGAAGGAAGCGGAAATCAAGTGCTGTGAAGTTTGTCTTAAACATGTGAGTTTCCAGAGGATATaggctctttctttctcatagGAAGTGATTAAGACTTAAAGGTGAGAAATTCCTATACCGATCTCATCTAAGAATTTGCTTTGTTCAGTAACTGAATGCATGAGGAACCTGCTCCGTGTTTTGTATTATGTCCTCTTGCTTGTTTTTCGTAAATTGTGAGACGCTTTGCGAGGGGCCCTGCCGATGCTGAAGTTTGTAATTACTAAGGCAGTTTCTGTATCTCTCATCAACTCATGGTTCCTCTTCAGAAAGACTCCTGATTTGATGACAAAACTCTTCTAACTTCTTCTGCCAGTAACCTGGATGGAATTTCCTGGCTTGCAAAGATGATGTCAGAATGATGAGACAATTTAGAGCTGGAGTGTTTCACTCTGAAACATCCAGACGTGACTTTGAGCAGAGGAcgggcaacacacacacacacacacacacgctcagaggactgactgactgctgctgaGTCACTGGAgctcagcagacacacacacacacacacacacacacacacacacacacacacgcacagaacgTGAGAGAGCAGAAGTCCGTTAATGAACATCCACTCAGAGCAGGTCATATTAATCAATCTTCTCAGAGTTGTAACACTGTTATGAGATCGGTCTCCATGTCGTCTGGGACCTAAATTCACCCGTTAGCCCAAAATCTTTTTCTCAGTTCTACAGCTATGTGAATTTAGAAAAGATTAAAACCTCTCAACTCAGTCTTCCGAAAATCCAACTTCATTCCCAGGCTAGACTAAGAAATACAACTGACCAtcataaaagcaaaacatcccTGTTAAACGTCCACTCCCTGGCAATTAAAAATAACAGGGCCATATCCGTTTTCTTCTTTCATGTAACTTTTCCACCCACTGAAGAAATGCGTTATTGAAATTCAGTTTGTCTTCTGTCTTGAACGTCTAGGATGCATCCGAGGGTTTTTCCCAAACAGCATCCCATGTCTGTCATGTGTCCCCAACAGGCCGGATTTGTTCAGCTACAATACACTGACTCTACATACTGTACtaacagagaggacagaaacactgttgctgtgttttgcCTTATAAGTACAGATTTCAGGTTTCTGTGCATAATGTAGTATCACATTATTGTTTACTAAACACTCCAGTTCTTTTCCGGGCAGAAACAAAAATAGTCTTGGCCAGGACTCGTTTTGTTGGACTAGTCTAGAGGAGTAGAATAGTGGATCATGTGTGACACAAACCTATAGCCCCACTGGAAAGCACAGCATTACAAACTTGTATCACCTGGATGGCAAACAGATGACGATTAAATCTGGTCCTACAGTAGTTTGTTTTCGGGATGTGTCCCAGCTTGCCACAGAGGAAGTGGCTATATACAGGCCGATGGGACAAGCAGACCATCTTTCATCCTTAGTCGTTAAGCAGCTCAATTCAGGGTCAAAcgcctctgtgtttctgtgcacaaTAGGAAGCAATTATGCATGCGCATTTGGCCGTTTATACCTATTTTTGTATGCCTGTGTATGTATCTCTGTTGAGGATGGTGCAGTCGAGGATGCCttttctcactttgttttttttgttgagcgTGATGCAAGAGTGCCGAAATGCAACAACAGCTAGCTAGTCTGAAATAGAAGCAGATGTGGTTTTTTCCACAAAGTTCAGTGGGGTGTTCCTTTGgttgaatgaaaacaactgtatcTCACATTACAGTTACCTTGCACCACAGGTAATGTTATTGTGAGATACCCGATCACAGTTTGGCCTATGGTATGACATTAATCActggcttttattttccttgtagGTTAACATTTTCTTAGCTGTAAATAACTTTTCCTGTACAAAGGTTAGTTCTTGTAATGCGAACAGCTCTTAGATTAGGATTCTCGCGGtattagtttcattttcatacagCACTATTATACAGGGACAGGTTTGCACGCTTCAGGTGCGTGTGAACTGTTGCCAGGTAATGCacattactgtacatttgtataGGTTTGTGCATGTGACTCGACGTGTTATCTCAGCGCTCACTAATCACAGCCTTCATCAGGTGTTGATAGCAGTAGTTAAAAGATAGCATTCCATCCTGTCCAAGCCACACCCCTGTGGAAAGTCCAGGACCAGCTGAGTAGCACTGATGCGTTGGGATCATAGGaggggaacacacacacaagaggcagAAGTTAGCGCAGGGAAATTCCTGTGTTTTAGTATGGCAACAGGGTTTTTTAGAGCTTTACACATTGACAAACATGGGCTCTCCTGTTTCACAATGAGAAAAAGACCCAGCACTGCCATAGGAGAACAAATAAAGTTCCAGGGTTTTTAGTCGCCCGTGCTCTgtctctcacacgcacacacaaacaagtgcCTTTTGAGAAACCAACTCTTTATCTCTCTGGACAGTTATTAGAATATAGAGGAAATAGTTTTCTTTGTCACGAGACTAGACAACATATTGTTGGAGGTTTTCTGGGAAGATAAAGGTATTAAAAGAGTGAtatttaacttttcaaaaatgtatttcaggTAAATTAAGGGGCCATTTTTCTAAGGCCAGCTGTGTAGAAGCTGAGCTTTGTCTGTGGTGTGTGCGTATATTCAGACATGTGAGGTTCATATAATAGTCTAGACACCAGATAGTGCAACAACTATCCCGACAGCTTGGAAATCCCCAGACTTTTGTtacgcttgtgtgtgtgcacactgcAATTTTCTGTTGTGTATGCTGAGTACACACCGcatttgcatgtgcatgtgccGGTCCCCTGCACAGTTTTAGAAGTTTGTGTCCCATGTATAAAATGAACTACCTGTAGTGCTAATATCCTATGTTTTTGCCTACCTCTTCTGTATGTGTCTATAGGAGATGGGAACTGTTTGCTCCATGCAGCCTCTCAGTACATGCTAGGGGTTCAGGACACAGACCTGGTGCTTCGAAAAGCCCTCCACGGGGTTTTGAAGGAGACGGACACTGGCGTGTTTAGAGCCCGCTTCCAGGCAGAGCTGCTCCAGTCCCAGGAGTTCACCCAGACTGGACTCCGATACACCACCATGGTATGAAGATTAGACGAATTCCATCTTAAAAGCTTTTTCCATTACTCTGCATTAAGATGACTGCTAAACGACAGTAGCCTGAACTAAAAAATACAACCTATGTGCCAGTGACACAGTAAATGTCTCTTTTGCATCCTTGTATGCAACccacaaataaatgtaaatatatattttttattcttacaGAACATTTCAAGTCAGATTATAAGCATACATCATTCTCCTCATATTCGTAcctacaaaatattttttggaatgATTTTACTCGAACTTAATTCATTACACAAGTGTCTACAAGTTAATAACCTAactctttgtgttttgtatatgtgtgtgtgctatcCCAGAACTGGGAAGAGGAGTGGGAAAAGATTGTGAAGATGGCGTCTCCGGTCTCCAGTAGCAACGGCCTCCAGTTTGACTCTCTGGAggacattcacattttcatcCTCTCCAACATTCTCCGCAGACCCATCATCGTCATCGCAGGTAGTCACTTTTTATCATCTCAAAGCATTTTTACTGGTGCCTGTTAGCCATCAAAGACTCGCTCGCTCGTCTTGTATTAACAAGTCTTTCAATGATAGAGAAGGGGGAGTTGCCTACTCAACcatcaacatttttctgttaGTTGTTTTGAAGTCTTCGTGATGTTTGATTTCACTGTATCACCTCCCATCCATTTCGGTTAATGTCTGTAGAGTGGATATTGTGCTTTATAAACTGTTTGGAGGGTAAATATGCCGGAACTTGTTTTAAACTATATTCGAGTTTCccattttaaagttgtttttggtGTTCTTGCCGTGCAGTTGACAGTTTAATCAAAAGTTTCTGTATTGGCACTCTGCATAAGTGATAAGCATTGCTAGCATTATTCATCAAATTCCTAAATTAGTTACCTCTGTCCAGAAGCTGAAAAGTTCGATTTCTCTCAGGAACATGCAAACAATATGTCCTATAAAAATATGTACTAACAACATGTGTAACTTGTTCTTGGAAAGTCatctttaaaataataagtGACTCTTGAATCGCTGTTCTTCCAACAGACCAGGTGGTCAGGAGTATGAAATCTggctcctccatctctcctctgaATGTGGGTGGGATTTATCTGCCACTACACTGGCCGCCCACAGAGTGCTACAAATACCCGATAGTGCTTGGCTACGACTCCCAACACTTTGCACCTCTCATCACCATCAAAGACAGTGGTCCAGGTAGGAAACAATAAGAGACCAGTGTTATGTACCTGACATGACAAAACGAGAAAGACAAATACCAGATATGAGGTTTCTCATGTGACGTTCTGGTCCTAATTTCTCAGAGATCCGAGCAGTACCGCTGATCAACCCAGGACGGGGGGACTTTGAGGAGCTGAAGGTTCACTTCCTGATGGAGaaagaacagcagcagaaagagaggCTTCTCAAAGACTACCTGTTACTAATAGAGATCCCTGTCATAGGCTTGGGCTATGACGTCTTAAGGATCATCAATGCTGCAAGGTATTTACAGACTATAAGCTCTGTCCCCTAAATGGacaaaatggaaaggaaaaaataaaagattgatGCCCCAGTTGTAGGTCCTGGCCATAATGTTTAAGGCAGTTTTGCATGTTGCAACTCAGAAATTAAGAACTTTATTTTTAGGTCGATGATCACAAATATTGTAAGTCAAATGGTTTAATGGTTTTAATTCAGTTAAGAAACACATTGTACTGTGTCTCTGTCCTAAGACTGGATGAGGGCAATCTCCCTGAAGACATGAACCTGATGGAGGACTACCTGCAGCTTGTCAACCATGAGTACCAGCGCTGGCAGGAGGACAAGGAGCAGGCATGGGCCGCCCAGCCACAGCGCCCAcctcccttctctgtctcccagCTCTCCCTCATCGAAATCCGCTGTGCCACACCACGATGTACCTTCTATGTCTCTGTGGACACGCAGCCTCATTGCCATGAATGCTTTGAGAAGCGACAGGCCACTACCGGTGGAGGAGCAAGGATAGAAGGGGTGGTACAGACCAAGGGAGGAGGGGTACAAGGTGGGGTAGGTGCGATAGGGGGATCAGAGACTGAGGTGAACTCTAGAGGAGCCCGAAGTGGCAGCCCACCATCCTCCTCGTCTGGGAGAGGGGTGGTGTTGTCCAGCCCGCGCTCAGCCCCACCCACAGCCCCCAGCCTCAGCCTGTACAGTGAAACTCATGCCATGAAGTGCAAGACACCCGGCTGCCTCTTCACCCTTAGCGTGGAGCATGATGGACTTTGCGAGCGCTGCTTCAACTCCAGGCAGAACCATGGACCCCCTGGAGCTGTAACGGTTGCTACAGGACTCCCAGGCCCCAATGGGGGGCCTGTAGTCCCCCACCAGGCCCAGGGCTCTGGCTGGACCCAGTGGGGGGgctgtgagacagagacagaacgCTGCAGCATGTGTAGACAGGAGGTGTTCAGGATATTCAATGGCCTGTGTCCACCCTGCATGCAGAGACAGCAGGCTCCAGAGAGGGGAGAGCCACAGCAGAGCAACCCCCGAACTGAGGCCTCATCTTCGGCTTGGAGCCAGGCCAGGGATGCTGAGCGGCCATGCCTCACCCTAACCCCAGGGCACACCTCAGCATGGCAGGCCCCTCTGGCCCGGCCTTGTAAAAGATCTGGTTGCCAGTTCTTTGGGACGCCAGAGAAGTTGGGTTTCTGCACTATTTGCTACGTCGACTATCAGACCAACCACCGTAAGTCTTTACAAGAAACTGGAAAACTTTTATCATGTTATAGGGTTGTCAGACATAGAAAAGaaagttattttaaacaaaagtctttgtgagtttgtttttgttttgtagggATTATTGATATGTAATGTGTAGttggatttctgtttttcttaactCAGACTTTAAATTATACGGGACATTGCTTATGTTAGCCACTGTATGTTTCAGACATGACCCCTCCCCCTGCCCCGGTCCAGAGCCGGCATGGTTTGGAGGCAGGCTTCCAGAACGCCTCACGGTGTCGTGGGCCTGGGTGTGGTGCGGTTGGCAAGGCAATGCTGGAGGGCTACTGCGACAAGTGCTACGTCAAAGAGCAAAGCGCACGGCTCAACCAAGTGGCACATCGCACACCACACTCCCCTCCTCTAGTCATGGTAAGGGTCTGCCACACCTTCTTATCGCCATCTACCTTGCTGTACTGTACTTCACCTTGTGTTATCTGTtatttgtttcttctccttcctttggttgtctttctttttctctgattcTCGCCTATTTTCCCAACTCTTGTGATATCCTGCCGGTCCACAGTTGCCAATTgacctttcctctctttctctttgctccccttctctttctctgtacaAAGCGTGACCGAGCAGCCAAACCCAGATCTTCTCAGCAATCCCAGACCCAGACCCAGACTCAGTGCCGGCGGAGTGGCTGCAGCAACGTGTCCCCGGGTTGCACAGACCTTTGCCCAGAGTGCCACACACGAGGCCAGGGCAGAGAGGTGGGCAGGCGGGCGCAGGCGCCCAAGGAAAAGTCCAAGCAGCGGTGCCGGACGCAGGGCTGCGACCACTACGCCAACCAAGAGAAACAGGGCTACTGCAATGAGTGTGACCACTTCAAACAGATTTACCGCGGCTGACCGCATACGTACCCATGCACACAGCGACGATGATGACACATCGCTAGCACGCTAGAGCCGCTGCCCTGCTGTGGGCGCCCCATGCCAGTCAATGCACCTCTGATACTAACTAACCAACTAACTAACTAGCTAGTGACTAACTAGTAACCTTATGGCCTGAAAATCAAACCCCCCATGTAGAATGTGAAGAGAGAATGTGTGTACGTGGGGggggagtgagtgtgtgtgtgttcgcagtAGACATGGCCTCCAGAATACCTCTTTGTGCAATTATTATCATCTGATGTGCCCTGTGCACTTACACGGTGAGAGGTTTGGCTACATGTCAGAGCAACTGACTTAACTCCTGTGTACAATATGTATTTAGAGGTACGTAGTGAATCGTGCCGGACAAAATGATTGTATGTTGACATAACGAGAAGCATCTGACATTGCTTTCTAGACCACAGCCAAGGATTTATACCcccccgtctgtctgtctgtctttaacccatctgtgtatctgtctgcctgtctgtcaagCATTTGCTCTGTAGAGTGAGGGATGCAGTAGTTGGGGAAGCCCAGCAACAAATCTGTGCAAGTAGTAAGCAGAAGTGAGCCAAATTGGGCCGAAGCAAAGCAAGTGAAATGctagaaatgaaataaaatggtaTTCACCACTGTTTTAGCTTAGTTCTCCAAAATCACTCATTTATGTCCTCCCACAGTAGACAAAGATTTGCCAAAAAAGGCTCTTGCAATCAATATTGTAAAATTGTCAAGAATGAATTTTCTTCCATTAGTCAGTCAATAGCAGTGTTAGTTCATATTTTGAGGCAAATTAAACTTAGTATTGTCACATATCTGTTATATGAAGTTATTGTGAATTGCTTGATGTGGAAAGTAAGAACAGACCATGTGTCTACACAGTGCAAGACAGACAGGGCAGGCCCCTGCTAGTTTTGGTGCTACATGTACAGAAATACAAGCCTCTCCATTGTAGCCAACATGCTGGCGGTGTCAGCGGACAGAAGGCAGAGAACACAGTA
This region of Xiphias gladius isolate SHS-SW01 ecotype Sanya breed wild chromosome 11, ASM1685928v1, whole genome shotgun sequence genomic DNA includes:
- the tnfaip3 gene encoding tumor necrosis factor alpha-induced protein 3 isoform X1, which encodes MVVFLGTRREPGACSRQWLLTAIVYKDVTPRERITGHLNRQMWRRRRCTVSKPAARDAIQRYIVSGAVVIGITFRIVRSSAVGAASSSSFLFLPSFHPPGHPSAMSQGQNFLPKFLFVSNLLKAVKIRQRVPNDVVKPAASGGLMHHLRGMHRYTLEMIAMNHFPQAFREVVQAAILDRAMQASLEQEKKLNWCREVKKMVPLRTNGDGNCLLHAASQYMLGVQDTDLVLRKALHGVLKETDTGVFRARFQAELLQSQEFTQTGLRYTTMNWEEEWEKIVKMASPVSSSNGLQFDSLEDIHIFILSNILRRPIIVIADQVVRSMKSGSSISPLNVGGIYLPLHWPPTECYKYPIVLGYDSQHFAPLITIKDSGPEIRAVPLINPGRGDFEELKVHFLMEKEQQQKERLLKDYLLLIEIPVIGLGYDVLRIINAARLDEGNLPEDMNLMEDYLQLVNHEYQRWQEDKEQAWAAQPQRPPPFSVSQLSLIEIRCATPRCTFYVSVDTQPHCHECFEKRQATTGGGARIEGVVQTKGGGVQGGVGAIGGSETEVNSRGARSGSPPSSSSGRGVVLSSPRSAPPTAPSLSLYSETHAMKCKTPGCLFTLSVEHDGLCERCFNSRQNHGPPGAVTVATGLPGPNGGPVVPHQAQGSGWTQWGGCETETERCSMCRQEVFRIFNGLCPPCMQRQQAPERGEPQQSNPRTEASSSAWSQARDAERPCLTLTPGHTSAWQAPLARPCKRSGCQFFGTPEKLGFCTICYVDYQTNHHMTPPPAPVQSRHGLEAGFQNASRCRGPGCGAVGKAMLEGYCDKCYVKEQSARLNQVAHRTPHSPPLVMRDRAAKPRSSQQSQTQTQTQCRRSGCSNVSPGCTDLCPECHTRGQGREVGRRAQAPKEKSKQRCRTQGCDHYANQEKQGYCNECDHFKQIYRG
- the tnfaip3 gene encoding tumor necrosis factor alpha-induced protein 3 isoform X2, which translates into the protein MSQGQNFLPKFLFVSNLLKAVKIRQRVPNDVVKPAASGGLMHHLRGMHRYTLEMIAMNHFPQAFREVVQAAILDRAMQASLEQEKKLNWCREVKKMVPLRTNGDGNCLLHAASQYMLGVQDTDLVLRKALHGVLKETDTGVFRARFQAELLQSQEFTQTGLRYTTMNWEEEWEKIVKMASPVSSSNGLQFDSLEDIHIFILSNILRRPIIVIADQVVRSMKSGSSISPLNVGGIYLPLHWPPTECYKYPIVLGYDSQHFAPLITIKDSGPEIRAVPLINPGRGDFEELKVHFLMEKEQQQKERLLKDYLLLIEIPVIGLGYDVLRIINAARLDEGNLPEDMNLMEDYLQLVNHEYQRWQEDKEQAWAAQPQRPPPFSVSQLSLIEIRCATPRCTFYVSVDTQPHCHECFEKRQATTGGGARIEGVVQTKGGGVQGGVGAIGGSETEVNSRGARSGSPPSSSSGRGVVLSSPRSAPPTAPSLSLYSETHAMKCKTPGCLFTLSVEHDGLCERCFNSRQNHGPPGAVTVATGLPGPNGGPVVPHQAQGSGWTQWGGCETETERCSMCRQEVFRIFNGLCPPCMQRQQAPERGEPQQSNPRTEASSSAWSQARDAERPCLTLTPGHTSAWQAPLARPCKRSGCQFFGTPEKLGFCTICYVDYQTNHHMTPPPAPVQSRHGLEAGFQNASRCRGPGCGAVGKAMLEGYCDKCYVKEQSARLNQVAHRTPHSPPLVMRDRAAKPRSSQQSQTQTQTQCRRSGCSNVSPGCTDLCPECHTRGQGREVGRRAQAPKEKSKQRCRTQGCDHYANQEKQGYCNECDHFKQIYRG